The Plasmodium vivax chromosome 12, whole genome shotgun sequence genomic interval TTCAAGTGGCTACTCTGGCACATCTGGTTAGAAGGGGACGGCTCAACCTCTGTGCTGTCCTTCCTCCACGCATCGCTACTGTTGCTGAGTTGCCGGTCTACCTTACGGCGATCGGAGTGGTCTCCACACGTGAGAATTCGCTTTCCTCCAAACAAGGAAGCATCCGGGAAACCAAAATGGATTGGTTCAAATCCATTCCTATTGTTGACGCAGTCGGGGAGGCACCAACTGAACATCTGACTCAGCCGCTCAGAAATTCTCAACCCCATTGCGGCACACCTGTTCTGGAGCAGTTCGCTTGGGATTCCTTCCCCATCGGTACGGATGCAGTTTGTACCTCTCCCCTGGGGATAATCCTCTACGTAATGGGGCACGCCGTTCTTTTCATGATTTACCCCGCTACTTActacacaatttttataaaggaCTATTTTATCGGACTGAAATAGCACTTTTCTGCttctcttctcctccttctgcgCGTGGAGCAACTCGGGGGGGAAGTCATCGCTCCTGACGTCCACATACTCGTAGAAGAGGTGAAAATCGGGGAAGGCCTGAATGTACTTGTTTTCGGAAAccccaaatggaaaggcATCACACGGGAGGAGGTAAAACGAGGAGTTGTTGAAAAGGACAGATGTTACGAACAGACAGGTGGACATGTAGAAAGGCACGAGcgctttcattttatttgcgCGTCCCCTGTGAGGGTCTTATACTTTTGGAGAGTTCGTCTGATGGGGGCGCACATGGGGGGGGATGCATCCCTCCTCTCTGGGCGTAAGCTTCGGATTAAGCGGCCCGGATTGAGCGACTCAGATTGAGCGGCTCAGTTTAAGCGGCTTTCTTGCGTCTTCGCCTCGTATcccttcttcacctcttcAACCGcgcgtttcctttttttacattttttgcaaaaacggGGGACGAAGCTTCGAAGCGCCCATTTGAGACAGGTGACCGAATTGTCTGCTTACAAACGAACAataaaaggacaaaaaaaaaaaaaaaaaaaaaaggagggataGCCGTACCATGCACGGAAAGAGACAAACGCGCATGTAgacaagtggaaaaaaaaaaaaaagaaatatattttcccccttgaggaatttaaaaaaactgtaGAGTGAACAAATGAGTGGGGATTATCCTACGAATGGGCTGATAATGTACATCCCTTGAGGGAGCGGCAAAATATTAGCATATTttaaagagggggaaaaaaaaaaaaattgaaagaaaagaaagcagTTAATGATCATACAAATAACAAATCTTCGAACAGTAAAAATggttaaaggaaaaaagctCGATGCATATTGTGCAACAAAAGCTTCGTACAAAAACAACGGGATGAATATTTTCCCACTTACACAAATGATATGTTGAAAAGGACTGGCATAACGCGAAATGGGTCAGTGTCCAGCTGCATTAAAtgcgcaggagggggggaggggaccaaggaaaaaaaaaaaaaaaaaaaaaaagaagaagaaaacacaCATGTGCCAGTTCATTAAGCTGCcccttcgcaaaaaaaagaaaagcgtGTTACATACATGTTCTGCGAAACATGTGCATGTTTgccaaaatggcacaaagGTGCGAATGGGAAGAGCGAACGGGCGCGCGAACAAATGAGCAGGCAGCTACGCGGCAAGGAAGCCACGTAGCGATGCAGCAATGCAACAATTTAGCGATATGACGATGTGGCAATGCATCCACGTAATCAAATAGTCAAATAATCATATGATAAAATGAATAGTGGCTCAACGCAAGGAGCAATTCCCTACGttggaaagggaaaaacgcaaaaagaggcttaaaaggaaaaaaaaaaaacagccacaATTTTGCAGTAATATCAAACAACCCTTTAACAAACGCGCAATTTTTAAAtcgtaaaaaggggaattctGGTTCAAATGAAATATgccaaaaatgagaaaacaaaaacaaaaacaatgAAAAGATCGaatggagcaaaaaaaaaatatatataaatccCTTCAATGTcgttgtttaaaaaataaaaaactggCACAGATTAAAACTAAATTgttcaccaaaaaaaaaaaaaacaacaccGACGGGGGGCGGCGCATCGAGGCAAATTTGAAACaaacgaaaaggggaagaaaaaaaaaaatcgaaaaatggcaaaaaagaaaaaagaaaaaaaagaaagggggaaaaaacgaagaagcaaaaaatgcgaaaaaacaGAATATACACCAACTGCGGCTGAACATCGCAAAATCTGCGGggttgccatttttgcacagGTGCGCGGAGCACgcgcacatacatatatatatacatatacatataaatgtatatgtgcacattcCAATACGCGGTGAACACGGTATACCCTACATATGCGGGGCGGGCTTGAAGGGGGGCCAACGGGAAGCGTAAAAAAGGTGCTCTTGCTTTGGGTGGGAGCCAAGGCATATGGCCATTCGCGCACGCACATGGGCAATACATGCGTTCGTATTATGTATGCACTTATGTAGGTATCCTGGTAAGCTACACTGGCCATGGGCACGAACAATTGAATCGATCCTACGCATGTAAAGTTGCGCTCTCTTGAGCCCTCCAAACTGCTCTCCTTAAGGAACGATGGCTGTGTGCACCCTTCCCCCCTACACCAGCGCAGCGATATTTGTATGAATACGCATTTGTTTCAAAGTTGGCCTCTTTTTGAAACTCTCTCATCAGCAAAGGGGTGGCACTCCCATAAGGTTTCCCCTCATGGAGAGTGGGCATAAAGCAGAGCAAGAGATACGCACTGCGTCATGAGCATGTACAAGCGTTCGCCATCCCTGGCATACCTTCACACGGGTGCGCGCCCCCCACCTACCCATATCACCGCTGAGTGCTCAGGCAAGAAGTGATGCAACGCGGGGGGGTGCAGCGGCCAAGTGGcgcgaaaaaattaaaaaaataaaaattaaaaattaaaattaaaaaataaaaaataaaaattaaacaattaAATGGCCAAAAGGTTAAACacttgaaaaggaaaactcaGCCAAGCAAAACATCATTTTACATTAAAGTACGTTACGCAACAAAGCAACACTTGAAGAACGCGCGAAAACGCCGCACGCGCAGTTTACACCCTGTTCTACGCTCTACCAACCAAAGAGCCAACATTCTCGCATGCTCAGCAGAAAAAGGCATACGCACTTTGCACGCGCGATTGTATTCTTAAAGGTACAGGAGCAACTGTAGGGAACTCTCCCCTTCCGCGCTTCAAGCCGCACGACAACAACGCGCGCCTTGGCGAGTCTGCAGCTTTCAATGCCTCTTTTAAGATCATCGcagcatataaaaaacacGTATTGGAATATCCCCAAAAAGAGCTTCCGAACAGGCGTACCACAATTTGCAGAGAGCAAGAAAACTCGcattttgcatttgcatCCACTTTGTAAAAGCGCGAGTGGTGTTGAAagccccccattttttgataGCCAAACGTTTAGCAGCATTAGCAACAGGAAGGAGTTTCGCAAAATGGCGACCACAGTGCCGCAGGTAGTGTCCCTGGACCCGACGACCATCCCCATAGATTATCACACCCCCATAGATGACTTGAGCATAGAGGTGAAAGACATCAGCGCGGAGGCGTGTCCCGCGGATGAGGGTTTGATCGTATTTCTGCTCAACAGCGCCCCGAAGCATAGCAGCAGTGGTGGGAGCGGCGGAAACGGCGGCAGCGCTGGCAGCAGTGGAAATGGCGAAGGCGGCGCGCAGATAAAGATAAACTCCAGCGTGAAGGACAACACGATCAACGAATTTCTAAAAGAGGGAAATATGGAAAACTTTACGGGGAAGTTAGGGACGAGTAAAAGCTTCTACATCGCCAACGACCAGAAGAAGTACGTCAGCCTTGCGTACGTGGGATGTGGCCCCGCGAACGAAGAAACGGAGCTAGAAATTAGGAAAGTGGCCTACGCACTGGTGACCTTGTTGCATGATAGCAAGCATAAGAAGGTTTCCATTATATTCGAGATAAAAATAGAAGAGGCCCTTTTTAGGTTTTTCCTGGAGCACTTATTTTACGAATACGTGACGGATGAGAGATTCAAATCCGCCGACAAAAGTACGGAAAcagattttattaaaaatttatcttTGCACATTGCCAATGCGGATGCGTACAAGGGGCAGATAGACAAGGCGCGCGTGTATTTTTACGGCACCTACTACGCAGCGCAGCTGATAGCAGCTCCATCGAACTATTGCAACCCAGTTTCGCTATCCAACGCAGCTGTGGAGTTAGCCCAGAAGGTAAATCTGGAGTGTAAAATTTTAGATGTGAAAGAATTGGAGGAACTTAAAATGGGCGCATATTTATCAGTCGGAAAGGGAAGTATGTACCCAAATAAATTCATCCACTTGACGTATAAAGGGGCCCAAAcaggagctagccaaaatgaaaaaaaaaaaattgcactgATAGGAAAAGGAATAACCTTCGATTCGGGAGGATATAATTTGAAAGCTGCTCCAGGATCTATGATAGATTTGATGAAATTTGATATGAGTGGCTGTGCGGCTGTCTTAGGATGCGCCTACTGTATTGGTACCATCAAGCCAGACAATGTAGAGGTGCACTTCCTAAGTGCAGTTTGCGAAAATATGGTTTCCAAAAATTCCTATCGCCCTGGTGATATCATCACAGCTTCCAATGGAAAAACGATAGAAGTTGGCAACACGGATGCTGAGGGAAGGCTAACCTTAGCTGATGCGTTAGTGTATGCGGAAAAGCTGGGGGTAGATTACATAGTCGATATTGCCACCTTAACAGGAGCTATGCTGTACTCCTTAGGCACCAGTTATGCTGGCGTTTTTGGAAACAACGATCagttaataaataaaatattaagcTCTTCTAAAACGTCCAATGAACCCGTCTGGTGGTTACCCATCATTAATGAATACAGGTCCTCCCTAAATTCCAAGTACGCTGATTTGAATAACATCTCCTCCAGCGTGAAGGCGTCCTCCGTGGtggcttccctttttctgaAGGAGTTCATCGAGAATACGCCCTGGGCCCACATCGATATTGCGGGCGTGTCTTGGAACTTCAAGGCGAGGAAGCCCAAGGGCTTCGGCGTCCGCCTGCTGACCGAGTTCGTCCTCAACGATGCCGTGTGAgcgcggcgaagcggcggttaagcggcagCGAAGCGGAGTGACACACACTCTGCAGGCGCTACCCCCCCAGGCACTCCAGAGGCTGATCTACCACGTGTAGGGCTTCCCACCAACTCGCCTCTCCACACATCGTAGAGcaccagctagccatttcgaGCTTGTACATTTCTGCCTATATAAGTATCCATTCTTTCCAACTAGCTTGTGATTCACCATTCACTTCTTGCGACGTGCCTTAGCGGTTCCTCTCGAGTTGTACATGTTGTACGTGTTGCGcgtgttgctttttttaccTACCCACCTGTGCAAACGAAAGATTAGGAACTTCTCCCCAAACGAGTTACACACGAATAGCGATCCAACacgaaattgaaaatgatGAAGTTGGTGCGGAGTTAGGGGCTCCCCAGTGAACTGATGTGCGTCATGCGCAATAGCAATCGTTCAAAAGGACGTGCTCACTTTTATTTGCATGTGCTTATAAGAGAGTGCTTAATCTTGGGCCTGTAAAGGAGTGCCCGAACTGAAAACGTTGTTGATGAGTTTCCACTGAGGCGTAGATGGGCCATCCTTTTTGTGTGTCTCCCCCTCCTAGCAGGGAAGCCCCGCCAGGCACGTACCAAAATGGTGCGACGCTGCTTCGGCCCATTTTAAACAACTGCGCGTTAACGTTTTGGCTGCACAAaagagaggcaaaaaaaaaaaaaaaatatatttttgacgTTCCCCCCTCGCGGTGTACGTACAGAAAAGTGCGCATCACGCAAATGTACTTGCACACGTATGCTGTAAAGTGACGTGTGCACTGCTCGTAGGACGGAGCGAAACCGAGGAAGCACTCAAGCTGCACGTTACTTCTgcggaaggaggaaaaaatgacaacaCAGGGTGGTAAAAAGGGGTAACTAAATTACACACATTGAGGGTGCCATCCGCGGGGGGGATGTGTCCATGTGGAGAATTATTCATTTctactttaaaattttttttttttttttcccgcttgTCCTAACCGCTGCTtaacaatttataaaatgtgaaTACCTGCATGCGGTGGAGAAGAGGCATCAAAGAAGAACTCTACTCGGCATGCTCACCattgggggggggcacacgGGGAGTACCTTCCTCAATGCACATCTTtacaaaaagtaaaaaaaaaaaaaaatgaaccatatggatgtgtgcaaaaagtACCGTCTTAGAAAGACCGATCTGTGTGGAGGTCATCCCATAACGCCATGGAGAAGTGGCacaaatggtgaaaaaaaatgcagtgaACATAGACGGATGAACCGTCAAAGGGATGAAAAAACAAGTGGGTCAACTTCcaaacaaaagggaacagatggacaggtaaaaaaaaactctttttCCCCAGTCGGCACACTTCCCAACCGTTCTATGCTGAACAAAGGAATTGAAACGATTTGGAATTCTCTCAACAGAGGTGAAGACAATTCCGTGGATTTATTCAACGTGGATGTTTACTCATTTTTaacagaaaggggaaaagaaaaatttcaaaaagttATTTTACCCCACCTCTTATACAACGCGCAGAAGGTGGATGAActgaaaaatgttttatttgaaGATGAGGCTAATCCAAGTGGTGGTGAGTTCCACTTGAAGAATGTGTGCCAGGTGAAGAGAGTAGCAAACGAGAATGACTTGTGTTTGCTGGTAAAAttggaagggggaaggggaagtAGGCCGGAGGTGAAGACCCCCCCCCACGAAATGTTGGTTTTATCGAAAAaggccttttttaaaataatacagaGGGGATGCTTTGCTACAAATGGACTAGAGCATAAAAGTGAAGTGCTACTGAGGACGGTCCTACAAATGTGGAAACATAAGGAGGTGTTCTTTTCCAATAATCGGGAGAGTGCTCTCCTTAGGGGGGATAATTCACAGGGGGGGGTTACCCTTTCTGATTGGAAGAAGTGGAGCGAGAGGAACTGCAACGCGGGGGAACCTTCCCTCCTAAGGGAAGACTACCATGTGAtggaaaacgaaaatgtgCTCAACGATGTCATCCACGAGAGCATACTACTGTTGACGAAAAATGGTAGGCTGAGATGTAGCACAGAGGGGGACCCACAAAATGGAGACCTATTAATGGGCACACTTAAGCGGAGAAAATTCACTCAAATGAGGGGTTCcagaagggaaaagaaatgcGTCGACCCGATGGGCATATTGAAGGCGTTCCTAAAGAAGGACGCCGGAGGGGTAAAGCACAACGACGCGCTAAGCGAACTTCGCGAATGCACCTTTCAGCCGAATGTTCGCAAGTTTGTGGAAGCCGAAGTGGGTCGCGTGGCACGGGAAAAACGGGAGATGCACACCAAAGAGGGGATCGACGCAAAGGCCGAGCGAGAGGATCTGTTCGAACGGGCGGGTGGTCACATAGCAAGCGATGTGCACAAACGCCTGTTGGAAGAGTCCTCAGCTGAGCATGCCAATCGAGGGACGGAAGATGAGCGCGTCGCCACGTATCTGCAGATGTGCTGTCTGTCCTACGGGGTTGATatggtaagaaaaaaaagagacagCATAAAAATGGACGACCAATGGACATACTAATTGGCGGACATTGTGGAGAATATTACTTACGCTTTTGTTAACACCGTCAAATGGGTTCGCACATCTAACGCGCGTCCTCATAATAACTGGGCACTGCAGATTGTACCTATGTTCGTGACGCCGTCGATCTGGCCCACTTAAGCCAAACAGTGTAAAAATgatcttccccttctcattttcccctttcacaGGAAAAAGAGTCCAAACGGAGTACATACAATCGTCACGATGTCACGCGGCAACCAACGCACAGGGAGAGCAGGAAGATATGGCGCAGCAGGACACCAAAGATGAGCAGTCACACGTTCGAAGCAAACATAATGGGTGAGCGAAAAAATGCTAGTGTTAGAACTCCTAATGGGAAAAGTGCCTGGGCGGATGGGCTCCGCGGAGGCTACATAAGTAATTACTTTAACTTCTCAGTTGTAGATAAAAATGGAGCACTCTACGGGTCGACCGCTTGCAAACCAGATTACAGTAGGGACATACGATTGCATGGCAGAAAGCTAAAAACGAAAGTTGTGCCTAACGTGGACTTATCGAACGATATGCTTCGCTCACCCTTTTCAAATGCAAACTGCCTTGCCTTGGGGGGAGATTCCCCCGGGGGGTTGCTCTCTCCAAGCGGTAATACCACAGTTGATGATGTCAGGAATAAAATTGACGGCGATAGGACCATCACCCgtggcgggaaaaaaaaaccaccaTCCTGGGGTAGTCAACCTTTTCTTCCGCTTCACAGCAGTGGACTGACaagtgcaaaatgggaacctCAAAGTGTGCGCGGCGAGGTGAGCGGTGAGGTGAGCGGCCAGCTGGGCGGTAGAATAACCAAAGCGTGTTCTTCCATTTCGCCGAGTGACCCTCCGAAGATCATTGCGGTGAAGTGGGAAAGGTCACTGGACGATATAGAGAAAGAGCTGTTGTGCTTGCCCCGGTCGGTCCGCCTCGTGCagatttgttaaaaagggggtggcCACTGCTTCGACGGCTTCACGCGAAGCGGTTAAAATGGAGCGGTTAAAATAGCTACTTCCCATTTGGGCCaaataacatataaaaaatgaaaatcttTTACAAAAGCAGCGAACCGAATTGCATATACCTCACGTGAAGGTTCAGTTCAACAACCCTCTTGGGAGGTTTCACCAAAATgaactttctttttttttctccccgcgTGTCACCCAATTGGGCGCTGAGGAAATTATAGCATTTCCCACTACGCTGGAAAAGCCGCCAAAATCAGCAGGCATAATGGAACGCCTTGACTGGAAACACACGTGATCTTAAACGTGCCAATTCGAAATGTCGCGCGCAATGTGCACAGTAGCGCAAGTTGAGGTGTTCTTACGACTTCGCATAAGCAGAGCTTATCGCTCAACCTTTCAGCGGTACGAAAAATTGATACACTGCACTGGTGTGAATATATGAGCATCGCCCTATCTCTATGCGCGTTACTGCTAAACCATAAACGCACTGGTTTGCTTATGCACAATTTGTGATGACTTATTGGCCACTTGGAAGCAGGAAGGGGGGTTGCTTGTTTAAttgttcttttattaatGCTCAAGGCATTAAAAGAGGGGTGCCACGTAAAGGATGCAAAATAAGCGTATTCAGCATTTCGCGCGGTACAACAATAGGTTCAAAAAAGGGCATACgcagaattgtaaaaaaattgccacatCGTAATGTGCCCATCCAATAGGAATTTAGCTCAGCTTTGTATTCATTTTGAGCCAAAACACCTGCCgctaaaaaaacaaaaatatctCATCAGCTTTGATCCTACTTTCTACTTAAACACTCTGATAATAAgaatacatttttgcgtacacAAAAcagctttaaaaaattgccttcCATTCGTATAGCTATTAATGCAATACCCCCATAACACTAAATTACCTCCAATATAAAAACAATCAGTAGGCACCTTGTAATAAACTTCCCCTAATAAATACAAACCAACTAGCCCACACAAGAAATGCAAAAGATTGATTAGTTATAATTGTAACGCGCCCGGAAGGCACGACAAAAATTTGTGGTATAACGTATTTATTGTACCTACTACACGGCAATCTTTAGTAAAAGGCGAAAGATTGATACGTTATGTAGTAAGTACATACCCCAAACGGTATTTACTTAGCACTCACACTCactatgtatttttttcaatactGAAAGTGTACCTCTCGCAATTGGGATATCatctagcttttttttttgccaaaagggggggaaaaaaaaaacactcccTATATTTTAAGAAGTACACGCTTTATGAACATTCATCCTTGTAAGTACCCATtatgatgaatttttttccttaaaatttGCGTTTTTCCGTAAaattgcgtttttttttaagcggAGCCCTTTTTCCAAAGTTGCTAGCCAAAAGTGTGGAGTGCAAAGGGGCTACGAACTCACATTTTGCGCCCTTCGCGCTGACGCCGTGTAGGGCTAaaaatgagagaaaaaaaaatgcccatAGGGATAGGAAATGCATTACGCCTCCCGTTACGATAAAAAGCAAGTAAGAGCAAAGGGATGTTACTCATTTGtttaagcgaaaaaaaaagaaaaaaaaaaaacacaacaaTATGTAGTAGTACCATTCCATTGTTGCACATACGAATTGCAGTGTGGAATGAAAATAACCGACATATGGGCTGTCCTAGTTTTGTGTgctaaaaatggagaaaattcAAATCACCCCACTCAGTTTTTCTATTTGGCCTATCCGAACGGTTCTACTTTGTTCGCCTATCCAAGAAGAGTTCTTTTGTGCGGGTCTGTGCGGGTCTGTGCGGGTCTTTCTTGTGACCCCCGCGTGCATCACTGTTCCTCCCCACCCATCCTAGCATAGCAGCTGTAGCAGCGTGACTGTTACGACTTCTCTGCCGTCCCAATAGGGAGGCTTAGTGAAGGCCTCTCCCCACTTCGACACCTTTTTGCCGAAAGGATCGCCTCgcttttccttaaaaaaggCGCGGACAATTGCGTCGCGATGCACGTCGCTTCTACTCGCTTCGCCTCAATTCGATGCAAGGTGAAGAATAACAAATTGTGTCTGTCGCTGCGCGTAGTTGCTAGTGGCACGTGCagttgtatatatatatgcctgCACGCGTG includes:
- a CDS encoding hypothetical protein, conserved (encoded by transcript PVX_118185A), producing MLNKGIETIWNSLNRGEDNSVDLFNVDVYSFLTERGKEKFQKVILPHLLYNAQKVDELKNVLFEDEANPSGGEFHLKNVCQVKRVANENDLCLLVKLEGGRGSRPEVKTPPHEMLVLSKKAFFKIIQRGCFATNGLEHKSEVLLRTVLQMWKHKEVFFSNNRESALLRGDNSQGGVTLSDWKKWSERNCNAGEPSLLREDYHVMENENVLNDVIHESILLLTKNGRLRCSTEGDPQNGDLLMGTLKRRKFTQMRGSRREKKCVDPMGILKAFLKKDAGGVKHNDALSELRECTFQPNVRKFVEAEVGRVAREKREMHTKEGIDAKAEREDLFERAGGHIASDVHKRLLEESSAEHANRGTEDERVATYLQMCCLSYGVDMVRKKRDSIKMDDQWTY
- a CDS encoding leucine aminopeptidase, putative (encoded by transcript PVX_118180A; Apicoplast targeted protein. Curated by Stuart Ralph, Walter and Eliza Hall Institute of Medical Research, Australia.); this translates as MPLLRSSQHIKNTYWNIPKKSFRTGVPQFAESKKTRILHLHPLCKSASGVESPPFFDSQTFSSISNRKEFRKMATTVPQVVSLDPTTIPIDYHTPIDDLSIEVKDISAEACPADEGLIVFLLNSAPKHSSSGGSGGNGGSAGSSGNGEGGAQIKINSSVKDNTINEFLKEGNMENFTGKLGTSKSFYIANDQKKYVSLAYVGCGPANEETELEIRKVAYALVTLLHDSKHKKVSIIFEIKIEEALFRFFLEHLFYEYVTDERFKSADKSTETDFIKNLSLHIANADAYKGQIDKARVYFYGTYYAAQLIAAPSNYCNPVSLSNAAVELAQKVNLECKILDVKELEELKMGAYLSVGKGSMYPNKFIHLTYKGAQTGASQNEKKKIALIGKGITFDSGGYNLKAAPGSMIDLMKFDMSGCAAVLGCAYCIGTIKPDNVEVHFLSAVCENMVSKNSYRPGDIITASNGKTIEVGNTDAEGRLTLADALVYAEKLGVDYIVDIATLTGAMLYSLGTSYAGVFGNNDQLINKILSSSKTSNEPVWWLPIINEYRSSLNSKYADLNNISSSVKASSVVASLFLKEFIENTPWAHIDIAGVSWNFKARKPKGFGVRLLTEFVLNDAV